The Vigna unguiculata cultivar IT97K-499-35 chromosome 1, ASM411807v1, whole genome shotgun sequence nucleotide sequence AATAGAAACCTTAGATGGAACCACCATTCGAAGAACTTGGAACGCAACAAACCTACGTTTTTATTTCAGCTAAGGTCTCTTTGAGAAGCCATATTTACCTTTtcgatttttttatttctttatgtaATGTTGAAACTGATatgatcaaataaatttaacccCTCACTCTTTTTCCCTCCTAACACCATTAGGAGGGTTTTTTAATGAGGTAGGTtatgttaaaagttttttataccATGTCTATTTACATTTATAACGCAACTCGGACCGACCTAGGACGCTGAGGGCTAACTCGGTCTGACTTGGCTACGTGCTGGTGAAAGaccctcagtacgctgagggctAACTCGGTCTGACCTGGCTACGTGCTGGTGAGAGACTCTCGGTACGCTGAGGGCTAACTCGGACCGACCTAGCTACGCACTGGTGAAAGACCCTCAGTACGTTGAGGGCTAACTTGGTCCGACCTAGCTACGTGCTGGTAAAAGACCATCGGTACACTAAAGGCTAACTCGGACCGACCTAGCTACGTGCTCGTGAAAGACCCTCAGTATGTTGAGGGCTAACTCGGTCCGACCTAGCTACGCGCTGGTGAAAGACCCTTAGTACGCTAAGGGCTAACTCAGTCCGACCTAGGTACGTGCTGGTAAAAGACCCTCAGTACACTGAGAACTAACTCGGCCCGACCTAGCTACGTGTTGGTGAAAGACCTTCAGTACGCTGAGGGCTAACTCAGTCCGACCTAGCTACGTGCTGGTAAAAGACCCTCGGTACGCTGAGGGCTAACTCAAACTGACCTAGCTACGTGCTGGTGAAAGaccctcagtacgctgagggctAACTCGGACCGACCTAGCTACGCGCTAGTGAAAGACCCTCAATACGCTGAGGGCTAACTTGGTCCGACCTACCTTTGGGTTGGTAAAAAACCCTCAATACGCTGAGGGCTAACTCAGTCTGACCTAGCTTTGTGCTGGTGAAAAACCTTCAGTACGCTGAGGGCTAACTCGATCCGACCTAGTTACATGCTGGTAAAAGATCCTCACTTTGCTGATTATAATAAGATCAAATTAATATACGATATTAGTTCAAAAGAGTTATGCATCTTATGTTTTCCGAGTTATAGCTTTTACAGTCTTTACTTATATTGGTGgtaatttattttgttcaaatttgtGAACTCTTATATGATCAAAACGTTGTACAAGTCACATATAATCAGGTCTTGCATACAAATGCAGTTGATAAAAGTAAGTATTAAATAAGATGTCAGGAGTCTACCAAGGACGAGCAAGAAACAGTTCAAAGACATCACAACATCACTTCAAAAATAGGTCcaacaaaacataaaactaGTTGCTCATCATTACTACTCTTCATCAACAACATCAACTAGTTGTCCATCTACCACTTCCTTTGTGATGTCAACACCAGAAAGGTCAGCATCGGGACAAAGTATCTTGATCTAATCCAAGGCCATTTGAAATCCTTGTTTGAGGGTCGTGCAAAGCTGGTTAGTAATCTCCTCCTTTTCATCCTCTAATTTTTGACAGCGAGTAGTCAAACCTTCTATTTGGACTTCATAATCTTTAGCTTTAAGCGTCATTTCATCAAACCTAATCATCAGACTCGTCAACTCGGATTCCTTGTCTTTCGATGTTCTCTGAGCTTTACTCAGCTCGGTTTGCAATCTTTTCACTTCCTTTTCGGAAGTATCTAGGTCAGTCCTCGTCTTCGATTCTTTTTCCATTAAAGATTCTGTACGCTTTACTAAAAATAAGGATGAGGCCTCCGCTTGATGCAAACAACGTAGAAGGTCCTCGTGCATAGTCGCAGGAGTACGTTTTGCAAGCATAACCTCATCAGTAGCAAAGTAGTTGGTCGTCTGACCATGTACTAAATGAGGAAATCCCTCATCCCAAAAGCTCTTCCTTGACGTCATAATTCTAGTAAGTGTAGGGTGATCATTCGATTTTGAACCTTCTGAGGCGATTTGATCCGCATCTTTAGACGTAagctttcttttcttcatttttgggTCTCTCTGGGTGGCCTATGGATCATTATCAAGTAAAATATTGCTAGGAGAGCTCCTGGTCTTCGAGCTCGTCCCGACCTTCAAATCTTTGGGGTTTCCCTGATGTTTGATTCGACGGAGCAATTCCTTTTGAGACAAAGCCATCTGGTTCTCTGCAATCATAACAACAAGATCAAGTACTTACAAGACAAACAAACACAAGAGTACAAGAATAGTTCAAGTATATACCaatgaacatttttaaatctaCTTCTCGATATTCAAGCTCTAACACCTTACGAATGTCGAAAATAACCTCTAAACCCTCCAAGTCCTGACAACCTTTTCTCTCAATGGGAGTCAAATCTTCAATAAGTCGAGCATTCCGTGGAGAAGGATGTCTTGTCCAAAACAGTGGAAATCCTTCAAGCAACGTCGGATTATGAGTAGGTGCAAggatttttacaaaaattccTCTAAATCCTTTATAGGAAGATTGAAATAAGGTAAAAAGACCTCGGCCACTCACACCACTCAAGGCCCATAGCTGACAAGATGAGCTACCTTTCAGCTCGAAGAAATAGAGAAACATGTCAGGGGTCGGAATCCGAGCCCTCCACACAAGATGTAGAAGGCACGTATGAAGGCCCAACTGTTTGGGTGTAGTTGTGCTGGAGACACGTTCAACGAAGTCAGTAACCCCTTTTCGAAATCATTGAAAGGTAATCGGAAGTCGAGACATTCAAAGAGGGTTGCATATATGAAGGTGAAAGTTTGCAAAGGGGGGAGTGTTCCATCCCTACATATGGGTTCATCTAACTCGCATGTTCCGATGACCACGTCACTCTCCTCATTTTTACACAAAGCTCGTCGTTCCCTAAAGAGTTTTATCTTCCTTTCTGAAGATAAACTAGTGGTTTCTCTTCTCAATTTCAAAGAAGCCCAAGGATATTGAGAATCATAGGCGGTCATCTTGGTCAGACTATTCAAATCGAAGAGGTCGGAAAATAACAAGCAAAGACTCAAATCTCCTATTGACTGCTATATCACTCGAGGTTGATATCTGAAAAAGGGGAACAAAcccaacagaaaaaaaaaggttttatctTGAAACCCTAAATCATAAATATCAGTTACAGTAACAAAGTTCAAAGTGCAGAGGCATAAGCGGAAACATTCAGTGATTAAATCCACCTAATCTAGCCTACACCAATAACCCATCAAGTAATCAAAAAACTCAATCAAGAAACTATTCAGTAAAGGAAAGCAAGATTATGCATTCAGAAGGCAAGAATTTgcataaaaagaatgaagacGAACCAATATAAGTTGGATAAACAAGAGAAAACACGGGAATGGAAAAGGAGAAATAAACGTAGACGAACCAGGAGGCAAACAAGTTTAAGCAATCGCAACAGCAGATTAAGTGATAAAGTTGAGCAAAGACGCACCTGAACTGCAAAAGGGAGAAAGTAAAAGAAACGAGAAAAACCCCAAGTCTTGACGGAGATTAGCGAGAATGGTTTCATAAAGggttttctttttcagttttaaAGGGTAATGAAACGGTTACCTATGATTCAAGGAAGACCATTAGATGGTAAGAGAGAGAAACACTTGATGTTTGACACATGTTGGTGTTAGGTAGGGGTCATTAAAAGTTGTCCCTTTGTCTAATCACGTTGTTGTCGTACAATACTTGTCAGATATTAGCAACCCTTAGTCATCTTAAGTTGTCGAAGGGTTGGAGGGCTGTGTTATACGACCACCGAGTTCGAGTTCCGATGACAGCTTTTCTCCATCTTCATGCATCTCGGACCGACCTCCATCTCGGAATGAGCTCAACAGCTCAAAATCAGGCCTAGCGGGTAATTTGATGAAATCATCGAATTAAAAGCCCGGTAGTTCTTTGCTCAGGACCAAAAAGGCAAGCCACTAGAAAATATCTTACAAAAACAAACTCCGCATAATGAATGAGATCCCTGATTTCTAGTGAAGCAGCCTAGAATATAGGGATAATGGAGTGAAACCAGGGGGTCGTTGTGCACCATAATCCCGAATGATAAGGAACTGAAAGAATTGCCAAAAGTAATGATGGCTATATAAACCAAACTCAAAGATGAATGAAGGGGTCTTCTTTGGGAGAGAGAGAATTagttgatttataaaagagagaCTGAGTAAAAAGAAATAGGGGTTGGTTCTCAATATCTGGAGAAGACAACTTGTTCTTGCTTACCTATATTCCAGgacaagaatatatatatatatatatatatatatcattgtgTCCGTGTCGGGACTTCATAGTCAACAATGACAAGTGTTAGGGCTTCCTCTATAATACGTATAGGAAACACATTGTTTCGTTCAATAGAAATTAGTTTAGCATCATCACTACCACTATGGTGTGTGTTAACCTTGCAAGGTTGCCAAGTGATTCCTCGAGTCACCCTTATTACAAAAGAGAGTTAGAGTATGCTAAGAATCAATTAAGTAATTTGGCTTTTGAATCCTTTAGATGTAGTCATCAATTTGGTAATAGAGTAGGGATGACAATGGGTCGGATACAGGTAGTGCCTAAAAATATTCGCTCTCTTACTCACTTCGTTACTTGGTAAGTATCCATGAAGAAAATACCTGTGAGTTTTTTCATACCTACGGGTACCCATGAATactcatgaatattttttattttattttttaattttaaataaaattatttaaaaacaaatctttaaaatataaaattaaagaaaaaattcattttaaagtaCAATTGAAATCAAACTACCCACTAAAAATATTCATACAATGTAAATTTGAATGAGTtgcacaaaaatataaatttaaaaaaaaaataatctttttaaaataacttcaattttgtagacctaaaaaagtagaaatatttgaagtcttttaaaaaattcatcaaGAACTAGTATTTATTTCACTAGTAACTTTATTTTGatcactttattttaaaaaaaaaaatactaaataaaactCACTAATACTtattatcaaagaaaaaatataaaaataaaataattatgagcAAATAGTGGGTATTTGTGGGTCGAATGTTATGATACTCTTACCTGCTCCATGAGCAAACGGATAACTAAATACATGTGTCCATGACCCTATCCATTAAAAATATCCATTTGGTATATCACGAACTTTTTCTACGAATATTCAAAGAtgcaaatttttttgtcatcctTGTATTATTAGGACCAATTTATCGGTTAATCCTAGATTATCTAATTATTGTTTTTGGAGTGTCATTCCTTTTGCTTCAACGAGTCACATGTTGAATCATTGATTTTATTCATTGACGATGGGTGGTGATAGAGGAAGTAGAGATGTTGGTATAGAAGTCTTTGCTGGTTCTGGTGTAAGTGACTTGAATACCATTGACGCGTGTTTGCTTTCGCTAATTTACTATGTAAGCAAATGGATTTGCGAGTGAGTAGGTTGTTTATTTCAATGAATTTGAAGATAATTGAAGAAGCCGATTTGTCGGAGGGTGTTGTATATGCATCTTCACCTTAGTGTGCAAATAAGCAAAGATTCACTATGTATATGCAAGGTGAGATTACAAAATTACGTTGTTGCTTGAATGAGTGGTGAGGGTGGTAAAGTGATGGTGTTAATCGATTATCACGGAGGAAGGGTGCATTTTTAAAGAGGCGTTTATGCGTCCGACTCTAGAAGGAGAATCGATTTTGTACCGATTCCCTCGAGCCGAGAATCTATTCTCTCCCATGAGAACGGATTATATGGATACGAGAATCGACTCCCTCCATGCAGAACCGATTCTGAGGTTCACACCAATTCCCAAAACAACCATTGCATTCCTACTATCCTGTACGATATGTTGATACTAATCTAGATTAATATGAATGTCATGCTTCATCTACCTTCTTGCTCGTGTTTCGATTGCTATGATAACAAGAGAAGAGGTGGCAGCACCACCTGCTTCATTCATTAATAAGAGATTCCCTAATGTTCCGAAGGAAAATGGTggtttgacaccacttttaattGTGAAGTACATTTAAtactgattttaataataaaatatcatattaatataatataaataaaatattataataaaataataatttttcagtGTCAACCGGAAGGAAGAGAAAATGGACAATGCCAAATGATCCTCTGTTATATCTTCTAGAACAGTAGTTCCTTTTGCGACTTATCGTGAAAAACAATTACATGCAAGATGGGTTTGTGATTTCAACTGAGATGGATAGTTCTATTCCATATTATGGATGCAATGGTTGATGAATGAGAAATCAGACACTCACTCTATATTTGAAGGCATCAAAAAGAAAGTTATGGTTGTATATACAATTTCTCCGTACTCTAGGGAACGTGCGTTGAAAAATgcatgaattaaaataataattacttattaataatgttaattttattatattaattacagtAATACTTACttattaataatgttaattttattataatgtaatatttaattaaattattttcaaataatgacATTTTAATTCATTTGAAATAAACTAGACGTACTAACTTTTACtacttagattttattttatattatttttaatcatagaatgaaattgtaattttacattttaatttattaaaatattttttatctatcaaattcattaaattattcacaaatttttcaaaaacaattctttaaaaaattttcactt carries:
- the LOC114173050 gene encoding uncharacterized protein LOC114173050; translation: MFLYFFELKGSSSCQLWALSGVSGRGLFTLFQSSYKGFRGIFVKILAPTHNPTLLEGFPLFWTRHPSPRNARLIEDLTPIERKGCQDLEGLEVIFDIRKVLELEYREVDLKMFIENQMALSQKELLRRIKHQGNPKDLKVGTSSKTRSSPSNILLDNDP